In a genomic window of Telopea speciosissima isolate NSW1024214 ecotype Mountain lineage chromosome 5, Tspe_v1, whole genome shotgun sequence:
- the LOC122661341 gene encoding leishmanolysin-like peptidase isoform X1, which translates to MEVKALRGCPAMSQSRYQTSFLFAAFLFEIALVLVWTGGASAESQGNELQWQGHERGNKEVLSHSCIHDHLLEQRRRPGRKEYSVTPQVYGLPGHSRHLHRKGRALLGVSQPLELQKDARQPIRIYLNYDAVGHSPDRDCRSVGGIVKLGEPHVTSVPGTPACNPHGDPPIFGDCWYNCTLEDISGEDKKCRLRKALGQTADWFRRALAVEPVKGNLRLSGYSACGQDGGVQLPREYVEEGVADADLVLLVTTRPTTGNTLAWAVACERDQWGRAIAGHVNVAPRHLTAEAETLLSATLIHEVMHVLGFDPHAFAHFRDERKRRRSQVTVQAMDEKLGRMVTRVVLPRVVMHARSHYGAFSENFTGLELEDGGGRGTSGSHWEKRLMMNEIMTGSVDTRSVVSKMTLALLEDSGWYQANYSISDSLNWGRNQGTEFVTSPCNQWKGAYHCNTTQFSGCTYNREAEGYCPIVSYDGDLPQWARYFPQANKGGQSSLADYCTYFVAYSDGSCTDTNSARTPDRMLGEVRGSNSRCMASSLVRTGFVRGSMTQGNGCYQHRCVNNSLEVAVDGVWKVCPEIGGPVQFPGFNGELICPAYHELCSTMPAPVPGQCPSSCNFNGDCIEGKCHCFLGFNGHDCSKRYCPNNCSKRGKCFPNGICECQSGHTGIDCSTAVCDEQCSLHGGVCDNGICEFRCSDYAGYTCQNSSKLLPSLSVCRDVLARDAMGQHCAPSEPSILQQLEAAVVMPNYNRLIPGSRTLFSILDNGYCAAAAKRLACWISIQKCDKDGDNRLRVCHSACRSYNAACGACLDCTDQTLFSNEEEGEGQCTGFGEMRPWWVRRFYPS; encoded by the exons ATGGAGGTGAAGGCCTTGCGGGGATGTCCGGCTATGTCGCAATCGAGATATCAGACCTCCTTTCTGTTTGCAGCGTTTCTTTTTGAG ATAGCATTGGTCCTGGTTTGGACTGGAGGTGCTAGTGCCGAATCCCAAGGGAACGAGCTGCAATGGCAAGGCCATGAAAGGGGTAATAAAGAAGTTCTCTCACATTCATGCATTCATGATCATCTACTTGAACAGAGGAGGCGACCCGGTCGCAAAGAGTATTCAGTCACTCCACAAGTTTATGGGTTGCCTGGTCACTCGAGACATCTTCACCGTAAGGGAAGGGCATTGCTTGGAGTATCACAACCACTGGAGTTACAAAAGGATGCAAGGCAGCCAATTAGAATATATTTGAACTATGACGCTGTGGGTCACTCACCTGATAGAGACTGTCGAAGTGTTGGAGGGATTGTAAAG CTAGGGGAGCCACATGTGACTTCTGTTCCTGGAACTCCTGCTTGCAATCCTCATGGAGATCCTCCGATTTTTGGGGACTGTTGGTATAACTGCACCTTGGAAGATATTTCTGGAGAGGACAAGAAGTGCCGTCTTCGTAAG GCTTTGGGACAGACGGCTGACTGGTTCAGAAGAGCCTTAGCTGTTGAGCCAGTGAAAGGGAATCTGCGGTTGAGTGGATATTCTGCGTGTGGACAAGATGGTGGTGTACAGCTTCCACGTGAATATGTAGAAG AGGGTGTAGCTGATGCAGATTTAGTTCTTTTGGTAACTACAAGACCTACAACTGGCAATACTCTAGCATGGGCAGTGGCATGTGAGCGTGATCAGTGGGGCCGAGCAATTGCTg GACATGTGAACGTTGCTCCTCGTCATTTGACTGCTGAAGCAGAGACATTGCTGTCGGCTACTCTTATACATGAG GTCATGCATGTTCTTGGCTTTGATCCTCATGCCTTTGCACATTTTCGGGATGAGAGGAAAAGAAGGCGGAGTCAG GTCACTGTACAAGCCATGGATGAGAAGCTCGGGCGGATGGTGACCCGTGTGGTGCTTCCACGTGTTGTCATGCATGCACGATCTCATTACGGA GCCTTCTCTGAGAATTTTACTGGTTTAGAATTGGAGGATGGAGGAGGTCGTGGCACATCAG GATCACACTGGGAGAAAAGGCTTATGATGAATGAAATTATGACAGGATCAGTGGATACAAGATCTGTAGTTTCAAAAATGACATTGGCTTTGTTAGAGGATAGTGGATGGTACCAGGCTAATTATAGTATCTCAGACAGTCTCAATTGGGGTCGCAACCAAGGGACAGAATTTGTTACGTCCCCCTGCAATCAGTGGAAGGGAGCGTATCATTGTAACACAACACAGTTTTCAGGCTGTACATATAACAGGGAAGCTGAAGGGTATTGCCCAATTGTAAGTTATGATGGAGACCTCCCTCAATGGGCTCGCTACTTTCCGCAGGCTAACAAAG GTGGGCAGTCATCATTGGCTGATTACTGTACCTATTTCGTGGCTTACTCTGATGGGTCGTGTACAGACACAAATAGCGCACGGACTCCCGACAGAATGTTGGGTGAAGTGCGGGGAAGTAACTCCCG GTGCATGGCTTCATCTTTGGTGCGAACTGGCTTCGTCCGAGGATCAATGACCCAAGGAAATGGTTGTTATCAGCATAGATGTGTAAACAATTCATTAGAG GTTGCTGTTGATGGCGTGTGGAAAGTATGTCCCGAGATTGGTGGACCAGTTCAGTTTCCTGGGTTCAACG GTGAACTGATCTGCCCTGCTTACCACGAACTCTGTAGCACAATGCCAGCGCCTGTACCTGGTCAATGCCCCAGTTCATGCAATTTCAATGGAGATTGCATTGAAGGAAAATGCCACTGCTTTCTAGGATTTAATGGTCATGACTGCAGTAAAC GCTACTGCCCAAATAATTGTAGCAAGCGTGGAAAGTGTTTCCCTAATGGAATCTGTGAATGTCAAAGTGGGCATACAGGCATTGACTGCTCAACAG CCGTTTGTGATGAACAATGCAGTTTGCATGGTGGTGTCTGTGATAATGGAATTTGTGAGTTCCGTTGCTCTGACTATGCGGGCTATACCTGCCAGAATAGTTCCAAGCTCCTCCCCAGTCTTTCAGTTTGCAGGGACGTTCTGGCAAGAGATGCCATGGGGCAACACTGCGCTCCTAGTGAACCAAGCATATTGCAACAGCTAGAAGCTGCTGTGGTCATGCCCAACTACAACAGATTGATTCCTGGCAGTCGGACATTGTTTAGCATCCTTGATAATGGTTACTGTGCTGCAGCTGCAAAGCGGCTAGCATGCTGG ATTTCCATACAAAAGTGTGACAAAGATGGGGATAACAGGCTTCGGGTATGCCATTCGGCATGCCGTTCATACAATGCAGCTTGTGGAGCATGTCTTGACTGCACAGACCAGACTCTCTTCAGCAATGAAGAGGAAGGTGAGGGGCAGTGCACTGGTTTTGGTGAGATGAGACCATGGTGGGTGCGTCGCTTCTATCCCTCATAG
- the LOC122661343 gene encoding pathogenesis-related thaumatin-like protein 3.5, producing the protein MAFWRKNLTLFLALLLLPVGKTVSATVFTLENSCTYTVWPGTLSGNGGAVLGDGGFSLPPGASVQLTAESGWSGRFWARTGCKFDDSGNGVCTTGDCGGLKCTGGGAPPVTLVEFTIGGVNNQEDFYDVSLVDGYNVGMGVKPSGGTGACQYAGCVNDLNTNCPAELQVTDSGAVVACKSACDKFNAPEYCCTGAHSTPQTCSPTRYSEMFKSACPTAYSYAYDDASSTCTCNGSDYFITFCPTGS; encoded by the coding sequence ATGGCGTTCTGGAGAAAAAACTTGACCCTTTTCCTGGCACTCCTCCTCTTACCAGTAGGGAAAACAGTGTCGGCCACGGTGTTCACACTCGAAAACTCATGTACCTACACCGTCTGGCCAGGAACCTtatctggcaatggtggtgcCGTACTAGGTGACGGTGGTTTTTCTTTGCCACCAGGTGCGTCGGTGCAGCTCACTGCAGAGTCCGGTTGGTCTGGTAGATTTTGGGCCAGAACCGGATGCAAATTTGACGATTCAGGCAACGGTGTTTGTACCACCGGTGATTGCGGCGGACTTAAGTGCACCGGCGGCGGCGCACCACCCGTGACGCTAGTAGAGTTCACCATCGGAGGTGTCAACAACCAAGAGGACTTCTACGACGTGAGTCTCGTTGACGGTTATAATGTGGGGATGGGAGTGAAGCCTTCAGGTGGGACCGGCGCGTGTCAGTACGCAGGTTGCGTTAACGATCTGAATACCAACTGTCCGGCAGAACTGCAGGTGACGGACTCGGGGGCGGTGGTGGCATGCAAGAGTGCGTGCGATAAGTTTAACGCGCCGGAGTATTGTTGCACAGGGGCCCACTCCACGCCGCAGACTTGCTCTCCCACGCGCTACTCTGAAATGTTCAAGAGCGCGTGCCCGACGGCTTATAGCTACGCTTACGATGATGCGTCTAGCACCTGCACCTGCAACGGCTCCGATTACTTCATCACCTTCTGCCCTACCGGATCATGA
- the LOC122661341 gene encoding uncharacterized protein LOC122661341 isoform X2, translating to MEVKALRGCPAMSQSRYQTSFLFAAFLFEIALVLVWTGGASAESQGNELQWQGHERGNKEVLSHSCIHDHLLEQRRRPGRKEYSVTPQVYGLPGHSRHLHRKGRALLGVSQPLELQKDARQPIRIYLNYDAVGHSPDRDCRSVGGIVKVGEPHVTSVPGTPACNPHGDPPIFGDCWYNCTLEDISGEDKKCRLRKALGQTADWFRRALAVEPVKGNLRLSGYSACGQDGGVQLPREYVEEGVADADLVLLVTTRPTTGNTLAWAVACERDQWGRAIAGHVNVAPRHLTAEAETLLSATLIHEVMHVLGFDPHAFAHFRDERKRRRSQVTVQAMDEKLGRMVTRVVLPRVVMHARSHYGAFSENFTGLELEDGGGRGTSGSHWEKRLMMNEIMTGSVDTRSVVSKMTLALLEDSGWYQANYSISDSLNWGRNQGTEFVTSPCNQWKGAYHCNTTQFSGCTYNREAEGYCPIVSYDGDLPQWARYFPQANKGGQSSLADYCTYFVAYSDGSCTDTNSARTPDRMLGEVRGSNSRCMASSLVRTGFVRGSMTQGNGCYQHRCVNNSLEVAVDGVWKVCPEIGGPVQFPGFNGELICPAYHELCSTMPAPVPGQCPSSCNFNGDCIEGKCHCFLGFNGHDCSKRYCPNNCSKRGKCFPNGICECQSGHTGIDCSTAVCDEQCSLHGGVCDNGICEFRCSDYAGYTCQNSSKLLPSLSVCRDVLARDAMGQHCAPSEPSILQQLEAAVVMPNYNRLIPGSRTLFSILDNGYCAAAAKRLACWISIQKCDKDGDNRLRVCHSACRSYNAACGACLDCTDQTLFSNEEEGEGQCTGFGEMRPWWVRRFYPS from the exons ATGGAGGTGAAGGCCTTGCGGGGATGTCCGGCTATGTCGCAATCGAGATATCAGACCTCCTTTCTGTTTGCAGCGTTTCTTTTTGAG ATAGCATTGGTCCTGGTTTGGACTGGAGGTGCTAGTGCCGAATCCCAAGGGAACGAGCTGCAATGGCAAGGCCATGAAAGGGGTAATAAAGAAGTTCTCTCACATTCATGCATTCATGATCATCTACTTGAACAGAGGAGGCGACCCGGTCGCAAAGAGTATTCAGTCACTCCACAAGTTTATGGGTTGCCTGGTCACTCGAGACATCTTCACCGTAAGGGAAGGGCATTGCTTGGAGTATCACAACCACTGGAGTTACAAAAGGATGCAAGGCAGCCAATTAGAATATATTTGAACTATGACGCTGTGGGTCACTCACCTGATAGAGACTGTCGAAGTGTTGGAGGGATTGTAAAGGTGG GGGAGCCACATGTGACTTCTGTTCCTGGAACTCCTGCTTGCAATCCTCATGGAGATCCTCCGATTTTTGGGGACTGTTGGTATAACTGCACCTTGGAAGATATTTCTGGAGAGGACAAGAAGTGCCGTCTTCGTAAG GCTTTGGGACAGACGGCTGACTGGTTCAGAAGAGCCTTAGCTGTTGAGCCAGTGAAAGGGAATCTGCGGTTGAGTGGATATTCTGCGTGTGGACAAGATGGTGGTGTACAGCTTCCACGTGAATATGTAGAAG AGGGTGTAGCTGATGCAGATTTAGTTCTTTTGGTAACTACAAGACCTACAACTGGCAATACTCTAGCATGGGCAGTGGCATGTGAGCGTGATCAGTGGGGCCGAGCAATTGCTg GACATGTGAACGTTGCTCCTCGTCATTTGACTGCTGAAGCAGAGACATTGCTGTCGGCTACTCTTATACATGAG GTCATGCATGTTCTTGGCTTTGATCCTCATGCCTTTGCACATTTTCGGGATGAGAGGAAAAGAAGGCGGAGTCAG GTCACTGTACAAGCCATGGATGAGAAGCTCGGGCGGATGGTGACCCGTGTGGTGCTTCCACGTGTTGTCATGCATGCACGATCTCATTACGGA GCCTTCTCTGAGAATTTTACTGGTTTAGAATTGGAGGATGGAGGAGGTCGTGGCACATCAG GATCACACTGGGAGAAAAGGCTTATGATGAATGAAATTATGACAGGATCAGTGGATACAAGATCTGTAGTTTCAAAAATGACATTGGCTTTGTTAGAGGATAGTGGATGGTACCAGGCTAATTATAGTATCTCAGACAGTCTCAATTGGGGTCGCAACCAAGGGACAGAATTTGTTACGTCCCCCTGCAATCAGTGGAAGGGAGCGTATCATTGTAACACAACACAGTTTTCAGGCTGTACATATAACAGGGAAGCTGAAGGGTATTGCCCAATTGTAAGTTATGATGGAGACCTCCCTCAATGGGCTCGCTACTTTCCGCAGGCTAACAAAG GTGGGCAGTCATCATTGGCTGATTACTGTACCTATTTCGTGGCTTACTCTGATGGGTCGTGTACAGACACAAATAGCGCACGGACTCCCGACAGAATGTTGGGTGAAGTGCGGGGAAGTAACTCCCG GTGCATGGCTTCATCTTTGGTGCGAACTGGCTTCGTCCGAGGATCAATGACCCAAGGAAATGGTTGTTATCAGCATAGATGTGTAAACAATTCATTAGAG GTTGCTGTTGATGGCGTGTGGAAAGTATGTCCCGAGATTGGTGGACCAGTTCAGTTTCCTGGGTTCAACG GTGAACTGATCTGCCCTGCTTACCACGAACTCTGTAGCACAATGCCAGCGCCTGTACCTGGTCAATGCCCCAGTTCATGCAATTTCAATGGAGATTGCATTGAAGGAAAATGCCACTGCTTTCTAGGATTTAATGGTCATGACTGCAGTAAAC GCTACTGCCCAAATAATTGTAGCAAGCGTGGAAAGTGTTTCCCTAATGGAATCTGTGAATGTCAAAGTGGGCATACAGGCATTGACTGCTCAACAG CCGTTTGTGATGAACAATGCAGTTTGCATGGTGGTGTCTGTGATAATGGAATTTGTGAGTTCCGTTGCTCTGACTATGCGGGCTATACCTGCCAGAATAGTTCCAAGCTCCTCCCCAGTCTTTCAGTTTGCAGGGACGTTCTGGCAAGAGATGCCATGGGGCAACACTGCGCTCCTAGTGAACCAAGCATATTGCAACAGCTAGAAGCTGCTGTGGTCATGCCCAACTACAACAGATTGATTCCTGGCAGTCGGACATTGTTTAGCATCCTTGATAATGGTTACTGTGCTGCAGCTGCAAAGCGGCTAGCATGCTGG ATTTCCATACAAAAGTGTGACAAAGATGGGGATAACAGGCTTCGGGTATGCCATTCGGCATGCCGTTCATACAATGCAGCTTGTGGAGCATGTCTTGACTGCACAGACCAGACTCTCTTCAGCAATGAAGAGGAAGGTGAGGGGCAGTGCACTGGTTTTGGTGAGATGAGACCATGGTGGGTGCGTCGCTTCTATCCCTCATAG